The nucleotide sequence GAGATTGTAGATGTTGGGTTGGTTTTTATGTGTGATATCTTTGCAGGAAACTTCCTCTGCCCAGTATATACTGCAGCAGTACACAGCGGCTTCTGGTGGACAGAAACTGCAGAACTCGATCAAAAATGCTTATGCGATGGGAAAGGTTAGGATGGTAGCTTCTGAGTTTGAAACGGCTACTAAGGTGATGAAGACCAGAAATGCTTCTAGATGTGCCGAGTCGGGTGGGTTTGTTCTCTGGCAGATGAATCCGGACATGTGGTACGTGGAGCTTGCGGTGGGGGGAAGCAAGGTTCATGCTGGCTGTAATGGGAAGCTTGTCTGGAGGCACACGCCGTGGCTTGGTGCTCATACTGCGAAGGGACCTGTGAGACCCTTGCGTCGGGCACTTCAGGTGAAGTTTTGTGTGCTTATTGGTGCTTCTTTCTGTTGTCCATAAAATTAGTCATCCAGGTTGCTCATAATTGtttttggattctttttttttatttttcagggTCTAGATCCAAGATCTACGGCTAGTATGTTTACCAATGCAAGATGTATAGGAGAGAGGAGGATCAATGGTGAGGATTGCTTCATCCTCAAGCTTTGTGCTGATCCTCAGACTCTGAAGGCCAGGAGTGAAGGCCCTGCAGAGATCATAAGGCATGTGTTGTTTGGTTACTTCAGCCAGAAAACAGGGCTTCTTGTTCATATAGAGGATTCGCATCTGACTCGCATCCAATCCAATGGTGGTGATGCCGTTTACTGGGAAACCACAATCAATTCATTCCTGGATGATTACAGGCCTGTTGAAGGAATCATGATTGCACATTCAGGGCGTTCCGTGGTAACCCTTTTCAGGTTCGGTGAAATGGCAATGAGCCATACCAAAACAAAGATGGAAGAAGCTTGGACCATCGAGGAGGTTGCATTTAATGTTCCAGGCTTGTCAATGGATTGCTTCATCCCCCCAGCTGACTTGAGATCGGGGACAATCAGTGAAGCGTGCGAGCTTCCTCATGATGAAAGGGGAAGGGGTGGTGGGATTGCAGTAGCAGCACATCGGGCCAAAGTTGCTGCGCTGGAGAAAGAGCATAATGCAAATGTTGATAGCCTGACCTGGAAGATGGAAGTCTAATAAGAAGGGGGTGCAGTTAATTAGGGCAATTGTTTATACTGGTAGCGAGTTTAAATCAGCTAACACCTTAGAAGTTTACAAAGTAGGAGTTGCTTCACGTTTTTGGACCTTGGTTTAATGCCTCTTAATCTGTAAATAGAGCATAATTATTCAGAGGGTTCACTTGGGCCTGAATGAATCTTTATACTCTCAGTGCAGAATCCAACAAAGGTGTTGGAGCTCGATTTTTCCGGGTGGGGATAGAGCAAAAAGGAGGTTAAGTTTTAGTTTACCTTCGGTGCATGAGGGAGGGTGGCGAAGCTTGGGTACAGCAGAACCATTAACCTGGGATAATTCCACTAATTATCTTTCGTCAAATCCAGGAGCGGCGATATAAGGAGATTGCCCGTTTCTGGCATGGAGTTCGAAGCTTAATCCCGTTAGTTCGATAGTGTTTACTGTTTTTGGGTGTGTTGATCTTTGTGGTTGTGTGATGGATGCAGAAGTTGTTCCTAAGGTAAAAGGAAAACAGATGTTTTTCAGGGGGTATGAattgaattttcatttctttatcATTAACTGGTGTAACCAAGATATGGGTCTCTAGTTGTATTTTCTGGCACTTTGTCAGTGCCCATCAAGTATTTAATGTTCATGAATATATAGGAATCACCatccttccttttctttctccAGTTTCTACATAAATTCTGCAATTTAAAAGCTTTGGAATTTGTTGTTTTATGGCTATATTCCTTCCAACTTCTTTTTGGTATTCTCTGTAGCAGCGAGGTCATTTGGCAAAAATACTAATGGGTACGAGGAGATAAACACACGCATGCACAGAACGAGATTTTTTCGATTTTCTTATTACATGAAACAGACAGACACATAAATGTATATAATCGACGATGATGATGATGCGATATTATCTCCATGGATGGCTTCATCTATTGATTTCAATGGTGCTTGACAGCATCTAGGGTTTTTGTTGGGGGTTCTTCCCCCTGCGGCCCTGCCCCCAAGTGATGAAGATTGAACAAGGCTCCAACTGGTGTGGGGGTCTCTGCAACTTTAATGGGGAATATGAGTTTTTAAACCATGCATTGACCGTCGGTCTGATCCAAGCCCAccaaattaaacaaacactgaGACTGAGAGTTAGGAAGGCAGTTGGGTTTGCATCGTTTGCTGCAATGCTTGCTAGAATGTGATTACAGCAAGGCACTCTCACTGGGGTGAAGCAAAGTCCTTAACCCCCCCCCATGTGATAACCTCCTCACTTTCCCTTTCTGTATTAATTTTCCCTTTGCAGGCActgtctttttttcttttttttttttttggtttaaagaGATTGTCTTTCTGGTTTAATTTTGGAAAATGATTTTCGCCCCTTTTTCTCTTTCAAAGTAATTTTGTTTCTGGATTTTCATTTGATTGAAAGgccaaaaatatttatttttcttctatgATACGTAttattgagtgattcaaaaaaatCAACAATTAAGATTTTGCAATAAAAATTTAATGGAttttgcaactttttttttatttttaataaacgatattatctacagtaAGGAAGtgggttaagcctcacaatggcctagcaataatgtgattcaaattcgcatttggtgAAAACCGAACCTAagacattttcacttataagtgaagaaaaaaatcactagaccgtagtacttaGAACTGAGAAATATGCATGAAAAAaatgggaattggatcctctcctgaacAACTCAtccggaccgttgaaatttgatccaacggctccAAACAGGGGcccttctaaaagttataataattgcagTCATTG is from Malus sylvestris chromosome 5, drMalSylv7.2, whole genome shotgun sequence and encodes:
- the LOC126623926 gene encoding uncharacterized protein LOC126623926, whose protein sequence is MEKKQGFFSALKDEVVRGLSPSRSRASSPARSGSPMTGLLRRKKQNHHGNGHGGQLVAQPDALIGRSGSLRPVMEGPDPDGGELGDSKRVGSGLGQWMRGQLSRTPSVSSVAHNNNKRSDLRLLLGVMGAPLAPLHVSTSDPFPHLSIKDTPIETSSAQYILQQYTAASGGQKLQNSIKNAYAMGKVRMVASEFETATKVMKTRNASRCAESGGFVLWQMNPDMWYVELAVGGSKVHAGCNGKLVWRHTPWLGAHTAKGPVRPLRRALQGLDPRSTASMFTNARCIGERRINGEDCFILKLCADPQTLKARSEGPAEIIRHVLFGYFSQKTGLLVHIEDSHLTRIQSNGGDAVYWETTINSFLDDYRPVEGIMIAHSGRSVVTLFRFGEMAMSHTKTKMEEAWTIEEVAFNVPGLSMDCFIPPADLRSGTISEACELPHDERGRGGGIAVAAHRAKVAALEKEHNANVDSLTWKMEV